DNA sequence from the Penicillium psychrofluorescens genome assembly, chromosome: 3 genome:
CAGACGACTGGCAAGGAGTGCAACCTAGCCGCAGCCTTTCCTCTAATAATGATTATTCAAACGTTCGGGACGAAGGACACAGCACCGCAGTTCGTATAAGGAGTACGTATTCATTTCACAAGGAAATATTGTCGTGTATGACTTACCAGTTAATAATGAACAGAGGATGGACGGCTGGATGTTAATTTTCAAAAACACCGACCCTGGCTCACAACATTGATGAAACACGCCGAACGATTTCCAGAGCCTGCAACCGAGGAACGCGGACCGTTGACTGCTGTTtcagaaggagagaagaaattTCCACTGCACTTGAATATTGTGATTCAGGTCATTGGATCGCGCGGCGATATCCAGCCATTCGTCGCACTTGGCAAGGAACTTCAGCAACATGGACATCGAGTCCGACTAGCCACACATCTGGCTTTCCGCAACGATATCAATGATGAAGGGCTTGAGTTTTTCAACATTGGAGGTAATCCGGAAGAGTTGATGTCTTTCATGGTTCAGAATCCTGGGTTGTTGCCAGGTATGCGAGCAATCCGTAGCGGTGCAATCCAGAAACGCCGGCGGCAAATGAGAGACATTTTCTCGGGCTGTTGGCGCTCCTGTGTCGAAACCGGGGACGGAACAGGCCTGCATCATATCACTCACGATCCACACAGCCATGCGGTGGATTATTGCACGCGGCCTTTTGTCGCCGATGCTATCATCGCGAACCCTCCGGGCTTTGTGCACGTGAGCTGTGCTGAAAAGCTGGCGATTTCTCTGAATATGATGTTTACGTGAGTGGCAATTGATTCAGTCCCCAAATGCTGCGATTCAATCTAAACCACTGTAGGATGCCATGGTCTCCGACACAATCCTTTCCACACCCCTTGGCAAACATTCGATCAAAGAGTACTAAGCCATCTGCCGCCAATTTCGCTTCCTATGGAATTGTCGAAGTCATGATGTGGGAAGGGCTCGGAGACCTCATCAATCGCTGTCGCAAAAAGGATTTGGGCCTAGATCCATTGGATGCCACTCAGGCACCAACTATGGTCCATCGTTTGCGACTCCCCTTTACCTACCTTTGGTACGCAAGCCTGTTATAAGCTACTGTCAACTCGTCTTACACTAATAGGTCgccctctcttcttccgaAGCCTCATGACTGGTCCGATAATATCGATATATGCGGGTTCCAGTTTCTTCCTGCAACGTCAGACTATCACCCACCCGAAGATCTTGATGCCTTCCTGAAGGCAGGCGAGCCACCGATCTACATTGGCTTCGGCTCTATCGTTGTCGAGAACCCCGAAAATTTGACAAAATTGTTATTGGAGGTTGCTCGCCAGACTGGGAAGCGAACAATCATCTCCAAAGGATGGAGCAACCTCGGCTTTGGGGAGCCTGAGATTCCTGAcaatgtctttcttttgggaAAGTGCCCTCACGACTGGCTTTTCCCACAGGTTTCATGCGTCGTTCACCATGGTGGTGCCGGAACCACAGCTGCAGGACTACTTCTAGGCCTTCCAACAGTGATTGTTCCTTTTTTCGGCGACCAACCTTTCTGGGGCTCGATCGTTGCTCGGGCAGGCGCGGGCCCACAGCCCATTCCCTACAAAGAGCTAACAGCTGAGAAATTAGCTGCTGCGATCAAAGAAGCTCTCGAAGTGCATACAAAAGATCGTGCAAATGAAATCGGCGAAAAGATGCGCAAGGAAAAGGGCACAATTGCTGCTGCCCATAGTTTCCATCGGCATCTGAATGTTGACTCGTTACGATGCACAATTTGCCCTAATCGGCCGGCGGTATGGTGGCTTCGATACTCACGTGTCAAACTGAGTACCTTTGCAGTTTCAGTCTTGTTAAATACAGGGCACATTAATCCAAAGGAGTTGACACTGTATGTACCTCTGCGTTTTTTTCGGCGGCCATTCTGATGATCTTAGGTATCGAGGCCACGAGTATGACACAACTCGCGACCCCCGAGGTCCTTTGTCTGCTAGTGCAGAAGTCCTCTACGGTTTAATGACTGATCTTATAGTAGGCATTGCAAGTGTTCCGGGAAAAGTATCTGATATTTTTACGGAATCTCCACCCCAAAGATTGCACCGCGATTACAGGGGAAGAGAATGGGCAATGCAACACTTTTCAACGCTCGTCGATGACAtggaaaggagaagagagagtCAAGCTTCTGCTGATACTGACCTTTCTCATAATAATTCTGAAAACAATAATGACGAGGATCTTCATGAGAGCTCACATGGAGCAGCTCCTGTGAGCAATGATGATTTAGCAAGTGAACATATGACAGAAAGTTCTGCGACCCGGCCTGCTAGAAACGCAGCGGATATTGACGAACGGTCTCATATATCAGAGGATCAGACAGAAAACGCTGATGAAAAGCACGGTACTGCAAAGCAGGTTCTCTCTGATACTTGGTTTGAAACTACTAAGTTTGCGAAACACGCAATCATCTTCGCCCTTATACTCCCGACAGATATGACTCTCAGCTTATCAAAAGGTTTTCACAACGTGCCCAAACTGTATGATGACGCTACTGTTGAACCGATTCCCACTGTCACAGGGATCAGGACTGGAGTTCGGGCTGCCGGCACGGTGGGTGTGCAGAACGCACTGAACAGCGAACCTTTCTAATGTGCCATAGGAATTATGCCAGGGGGTCTATCATGGCGTGACTGGATTAGCCCTGCAGCCTGCTCAGGGTTATCAGCAGTCAAAAAGTAAAGGATTGGCAACAGGGGTCGGAAAAGGGTTACTCGGAGCTGTCTTAAAACCTATTGCGGGTAAGGTGATTGTTGCAGCACTTGAAGCACATACTGAGTCGTCACTTGGCTTTAGGTTTATGGGGATTGGCAGGATATCCCTTAGATGGGCTGCATAAGCACGTTCGCAGATCGGTTGGGTTGGCAAAGTCAAAAGATATCATCCAATCGCGCATCACACAAGGAGTCGAGGAAATGGTTGCTGCATCGGCCGAAGAACAGAATATGGTAATCCATGCATGGGATGAGCTACAGAACAGTACCCACAGCAGGCGCAATCTCAAAGGGTCCCGTGTATAGCTTGGAAAATAAGAACTAGCTGTATACAAACATTGGCCCACCCACACACTAGACCTAATGTACATGGGAGCTCCACCTATTAAGATACACTCCAGATTTTCGAGTTCCCCAGGTTTCTTCTCCACTCTATGGGTCTGTTGAGATGAAGTTTACTCGTGAGGTCATGTGGTGCCCATCTATTCACTCTAGACTCTTTTGCCGCGCGCCACAATGATGCCTAGACAACCACTTTTGACTAAGCTGCTAATAGCCATCAAAAGCTCACAAATCCCCTTATTGCACTCAGAAATGTATGTGAATTGTTAATAAT
Encoded proteins:
- a CDS encoding uncharacterized protein (ID:PFLUO_004871-T1.cds;~source:funannotate); amino-acid sequence: MTEAPESRKRTQIAADDWQGVQPSRSLSSNNDYSNVRDEGHSTAVRIRKDGRLDVNFQKHRPWLTTLMKHAERFPEPATEERGPLTAVSEGEKKFPLHLNIVIQVIGSRGDIQPFVALGKELQQHGHRVRLATHLAFRNDINDEGLEFFNIGGNPEELMSFMVQNPGLLPGMRAIRSGAIQKRRRQMRDIFSGCWRSCVETGDGTGLHHITHDPHSHAVDYCTRPFVADAIIANPPGFVHVSCAEKLAISLNMMFTMPWSPTQSFPHPLANIRSKSTKPSAANFASYGIVEVMMWEGLGDLINRCRKKDLGLDPLDATQAPTMVHRLRLPFTYLWSPSLLPKPHDWSDNIDICGFQFLPATSDYHPPEDLDAFLKAGEPPIYIGFGSIVVENPENLTKLFHASFTMVVPEPQLQDYF